The DNA sequence GCGGCCGAGGGAATGACCTTTTCAAGCGTGAGGGCGATGGCCTTGAGCCATTTCTTATGGATGCCGGCAGCCATGCGCGTCGCCGCCGCGAGCTCGTCGCCGGGGTTAAGTTCCTGTGCCACGCGATCATCGCCTATGCCGTACGCCCGCTGTAGAGCGAGGTAGAGTGCCGCAACGTCGTCCTCCGCGTAATCTGCGTTGGGAGAGTCCACACTCATTCGGGTGCCGGCAGCCTCCATCTCGTCCCAGTCCGCCGTTTCCCGCGCCAGCGTCTTAGCATAGTAGGCGGTGCGAACCTCCACTTCGTTCCACCATGGGTCGGCGCGCGACCCGATCGATTGTCGCAGCGCCCCGCACCATAACTTGGTGATGTCTTCGCGGGTACGGCTCTCATTGTTGATGCCGTGAATGAAAATCAGACGTCGCATGGACTAAATCCCCTCTCTGGTCAAATCACGGATAACATACGAAAAATGCTCTTGAATGGTGGGCATGGCGCTGTCGGGCAAGACAACGGCGGAGTAGCCCTCGGTCATATGCGCCAGTTGTCGCAAGACGTCCGGCATGCTGCTGTAGGAAAGCTCGGCCATCCGGCGCCAACCCTGCCGGAACACCGGGAACAGCGTGTTGACCGGCACGTTTGACCTCGCTTCCATCTCCGTATTCGCGAAATCGGGACGCAGTGGGTCGTCGTCGCGCTCCACCGCGGGCAGGTCGGCATGTATCTCCCAGCCGTTTTTGCCATACGACCACCGCAAATCCGTCGCCGAGAGACATGCCAGATCGCAGGTCAGGAAACCGACCTGGGCCATGTAGTGCGCGGTGCGGACGATGTTTTCGGTATCGCCAACCATGTGATAGATATACCCTGCCTGATCGGCATGCAGCGGCTGACGTTCCTTGCCAAAGCGCAACTGATCAGCGGCGCGGATCTCGTCTTTCATGCGGCGGTGTTCCCGCCGACTGGTGGCGGCGGAGGAACTGAGCGTGCTGTCCCAATCCGTCTCGCGCATCTCGTCCCGAGTGTTGACCAAAACGTCGCCGGGGTTCTGCGGCTGCAACACCGTCACACTGTAAGGATAGACTGGGGCGAGCGTCCAGTAATCGCGCTGCCTGACGAAAATCTGCGGTGCCGGGTGGGCGTTTTCGGGCAGGAACTTCCAGCGGTACGCATCAACCGCCAAGTGTTGTGCCGCCGTTTCCGGAAGGGCGACCCGTTCATCGAATTCGGAGACGACCGCGCCTGCGCGGCGCGGGCTGACACCCAGCTTGTCCATAAGATGGGCACCGCGGCCGATCGCATAGCCAAAGTTACTCGACCGTCTTTCAGCGGGTGCGAGGCCAAGAGCGGAGATATCGCGGACCATGCGTTTGCCGATTGCCGGGTGGTGTAGCCCTTTGGTGAAGTTCGTTGCGAAGGCAGTGCCGCCGGTGGGGTCTTTATCATTGCCCGCCGGTGCCGGGGGTATCAGGTCGTAGAAGTTAAAGTCGCGCCGCAGACCGCTGATAGTGTCAGGCGTCATCTTCTCGTTGTATTTCTTCGCCCTTTTTGGGACTTCGTCGTCGAGATAGGTAGCCAATTTCTGGTTGTCGATGACCGTACCGAAGGCGTGAGAAGCGTCGATCACACTGGGCACACCGCCTTCAAGCGCCTCGCACAGAACATCGGAAAACAGGCACGAAGCGCGCCCTCCCGCGACTGCGGCGGGCTGATACGCAAAATCGCCCAGGGTCGTGGCAAGGAACATGTCCGTGTCCATCGGGTTGACCTTTGCGGCGGACGTTAGGATCGGATCGCCGATAAAACTGATTGCGTCACGGCTGGTGTCGCGGCACGCATCTGCGATGATGCAAAGCTGTCCCTTCTTCAGATGGGGATTGGAAGCACCGATGCTGTAGCGCTTCAACCCGTCGATGAAGGGCATCAAATCGACGCCCTCTCGCCGATCCTGTGCAGCATTGGTCAGCAGCCAAAACTGATCGGTGGCTGATCGCACGAGGCCGTGACCGGCGAAATAGACCACCAGTCGGTCGATAAACGTGGTCGCAAGCAACGCGTCGATCTCCTTGCGCAACCGATCTACCGTGACGGGCTTGTTGGCTGCATCGGTGATCTCGAGCACCTTATAGTTTCGACCCGGCGCAGGATCCTTTGCCCAGTTAGCCAGCCTCGCAGCACTGGTTAGTGTGCCCGGCAACTGCGCGTAGGCGCCCGCGTAGTCAGAGACGGCTATAACAATCATTGCCTTGCGGATCGTTGGAACGGCGGGCATCTCGAAATTCCTAAGACTTTGTATCGGATACGCAAAGCTTACCCAAGATAGTGTAAGATCGCTACAGGGAACTGGAAACCAAGGGCGTAGTGCTTCAACACAAATCAGCCTTTAGCGCGGAGTAAAGGGCAACGATCTCCGTCTTCGCGATTGAAGCTTGGCCCGCCGTTCTCACCTTAGCTTCAGAAAAATCGATCGCGCGGAAGGACGCAAGTAACTCCTCAGCAGATTCAATCGCGCGTAGAAAATAGTGCGTGTTCTCGTTAACATCGTGAACGTTCGTCTTAACAGCACCTGCACGAGAGCCAACTCGCCGAACAGCAAAGTCTGCCTCTTCGCGGGTAACGAATTTGAAATCCCGATGGACAATCGGCAATTCAACTTTAGGTCGCAGATCCGCACCTCGCCGCCAAACCTGGAAGACGCAATCAACAGGGTGGCTCTTACCCTCGAACATAAAACTATCCCGCTCAAGCACACGTTGATTAAGTAAATGAAATTGAGGATCGAGGCGGTTTTGTATGCTGATCTTCTCAAATGTGCGCGGAACGATGAACGCTATTTGATCGGCGAATGTTGCCGCGTGATTGAAAAACTGGATTGCGAGGCAGCAGCTCCTTCCAAACGGGGGGTTGCCGATTACGATGGCAGGCTTGCTACGCACCAGTTTCAAGAAGTCTTTTCGCGCAATCCTTGGGTCTTCTGGCAGGAGGTCATAGGCCAGCGTGCGCGAAGGCAAGAAGTCGAGGAACGCGCCTGCGCCAGCGCTC is a window from the Sulfitobacter sp. THAF37 genome containing:
- a CDS encoding SAM-dependent methyltransferase — its product is MSIFQKQKSFIPAPFDLPISSKELSRNLDKFYTKPEVARQCVDDFESWTGIVLNTTKTDLLEPSAGAGAFLDFLPSRTLAYDLLPEDPRIARKDFLKLVRSKPAIVIGNPPFGRSCCLAIQFFNHAATFADQIAFIVPRTFEKISIQNRLDPQFHLLNQRVLERDSFMFEGKSHPVDCVFQVWRRGADLRPKVELPIVHRDFKFVTREEADFAVRRVGSRAGAVKTNVHDVNENTHYFLRAIESAEELLASFRAIDFSEAKVRTAGQASIAKTEIVALYSALKADLC
- a CDS encoding caspase family protein, which produces MPAVPTIRKAMIVIAVSDYAGAYAQLPGTLTSAARLANWAKDPAPGRNYKVLEITDAANKPVTVDRLRKEIDALLATTFIDRLVVYFAGHGLVRSATDQFWLLTNAAQDRREGVDLMPFIDGLKRYSIGASNPHLKKGQLCIIADACRDTSRDAISFIGDPILTSAAKVNPMDTDMFLATTLGDFAYQPAAVAGGRASCLFSDVLCEALEGGVPSVIDASHAFGTVIDNQKLATYLDDEVPKRAKKYNEKMTPDTISGLRRDFNFYDLIPPAPAGNDKDPTGGTAFATNFTKGLHHPAIGKRMVRDISALGLAPAERRSSNFGYAIGRGAHLMDKLGVSPRRAGAVVSEFDERVALPETAAQHLAVDAYRWKFLPENAHPAPQIFVRQRDYWTLAPVYPYSVTVLQPQNPGDVLVNTRDEMRETDWDSTLSSSAATSRREHRRMKDEIRAADQLRFGKERQPLHADQAGYIYHMVGDTENIVRTAHYMAQVGFLTCDLACLSATDLRWSYGKNGWEIHADLPAVERDDDPLRPDFANTEMEARSNVPVNTLFPVFRQGWRRMAELSYSSMPDVLRQLAHMTEGYSAVVLPDSAMPTIQEHFSYVIRDLTREGI